gaaaacacagaggtCACTGGTGGTGAAGAGGgtgtaaaacatattctggaTTTGTGCTGTGGACATGGAGACCTCTGGTTCTATTCACTAGCACTAGAAAGAAAGCTGAACCTAACCCTCTCAATCTCAAAACTCAAAAAATGATTTATggggaattttttaaaatatttggtggGATTTCCTTCTAACATCCCTAGACGGTTGTTGACTGTGTGTCCTGTACCAATGTATTATGAATTACAGTGTAATGCAATAGCACTCTATTCCTCCACTACTGTACCTGGCAGTGTTTTCCATTCACTTTAGCGCACAGCAAAGCTTTTCTGATTAAAATAACGTGTACCAGAGCAGATAAATGCTTGAACACAGGGTTTTGTGTCCCTCCAGGGCTTGACCTTCATGTCTGTACCTCTTTCTTGCTCTGTTCCAAGCTCTCTAACATTATTTGATTAATGTATTATGCGTGCAATAGTTCACAGAGCCAAAGTTCAGGGTGGTATGGTTCGGAGTTGAGTCATTTGAGTTTAGCAACCGGCTGATTATTACAGCACCTTCCTGCTGATTTCCCTTCATGTATTTAACTGAGCTCTCAGAGGACCCAGTTTCCAGATACAGATTAAGTCTAGTCCTTGGCTAAGTTACTATACTTGTTAAATCAGTTGTAGGAAAGTTTTATGTTTCAACTGAGAGAATATGCTCAACAAGAGACTGACCATCCCAGTGGTCAGTGAGTCCAGGCCTCACTGAATGTCTTTGGGTCATGGTCTCTCAGGCATGTACATTTCACAGGGGTAATAGACAGTAAAATTTCTAATGAACAAAAAGTACTGTTGTTTCAAGGCTACATGTAGGATTCATTAATTTCAAGAAGCTCCTGTAGATGGCACTACACATTCGGCATAGTGGCGTGATCTCATCTAACAGATTCTTAATGAAAAACTATCATGGCTGGCTGACAAACCACTTTTAACATGACAAACGGGCATTTTCTCTTTATTAGACAGGTATACTCTACTAGAGAGAGACAAGATGAGTGAGCCAGCCTGAGAGACATTAGAAAGAAGCAACCCAAAAAACATATCAGAGCAGCTTCATAGAAAAAGCCCTAAATCCCTATATCACTAAAATACTTGGCAACTGTCATGATGTCATGTGGTAGTGGAGTAAAACACTGTGAGGAATGTAAAGGGGGGATGtaatctttcaaaatgtcccATCCCCCTGGGATTTCCACACTGGTCTTCACGATACTTTTACAATAGTTGCTAAAGCTAAGACTAGCTGCTAGGAAGTGGTTCTAACCAGATGTTTTTATGTGCTCTAAAtctttcaggtgctgcacactCACAGAAGGTGGAAAGGGACGTGTCAGTGATGCTGAGCTGTAGACGAGCTTGACTTTGATAGATCTAGGTTTTCAGTAAAGTCCTGTTTCTGGGAAACGGAAACATTTTTTTCAGGCCTCTGTAGCTCCGTAACCCGCATATTCACCCCCCTTCCAGCAGTCATGCAGACAGACCCGGTGTTGGTGGAGTCACTTGTGGTCTTCTCCATCGTGCTATGTGTGCACATGGCAGTGTGGAGCCAGCTCTCTTGGTGTTGCATCGCGCTGGCTGTCCAGGCTTTCTACGTTCAGCACAAATGGGACAGACTCCTGCGGACTGGAGCCGCTGTGTTTCATTTCCGTCCGTCAGCCAACAGCGGCGTGCTGCCAGCAAGCATGGTCCTGCCTTTACTGGGCTTGGCCTTGAGAGGGCGCTGTGTCGCTGTCGGAAATGTCTACTTTGAGCGCTTTGCGATGGTGATCACTGTCACGGGGATGATGCTGGCTCTCTTCCTGTCTCTAATCGCTCTGGGCATCACGAGACCTGTGCCTACCAACACCTGCGTGATTGCGGGCATCGCTGGAAGTGCCATCCTGTATGCAGTCAAGCAGACGCTCACCGTGTCTGAGGTCATCGAGGTGCTGGAGGTACTGCTGATCTTCGTCTACCTCAGCCTCATTCTCCTTTACCTCATGCCTCGCTGCTTCACCCCAGGTGAGGCCCTGCTCATTCTCGGAGGTATCAGCTTTGTAATCAACCAGCTGATTAAGCGTTCTCTGGCCAGTGGGGCTAACGCTAACACAGAGCCCCTGCACTTCTTCCTGCCTGTGGCTGTGGTCGGCTGCGTGCTGCTGGGGGTCTTCTTTGccatcctcttcctcttcatGGAGTCTGAGACCTGGGCGGCGTCTGTCTTCTTCCACGTGATGACGGCTGTCCTGGGCCTTGGTCTACTGGTGCCGTGGCTCTCTCTCCTGACGCAGCACCACCCAGTGGCCTGGATGCTGCAGTTTATCTCCAGCAGCAGAACGCGGTTGTGGCTGCTGGCATACTGGAGCATGCTGGCATTGGGGGCCGTGGCCGTGGTCCTGCGGCAGAACTGCAAAAGATCTGGAAGCAGCAAGAAGCAGCAGGCTTCCACCTCTGTGAGGAAATACTTCCACCTGCTGGTGGTGTTGACCTTCGCCCCAGGGCTGGCCTTGGACCGCCCCCTCCTGCATCTGGCTGCCGTGGTCTGCCTCGCCGCGTTTCTTTTCCTAGAGCTGGTGCGGTTCTTCCGTATACGGCCACTAGGGGCACCACTGCGTCGATTACTTACACTGTTTCTGGACGAGAGGGACTCTGGACCTTTGATCCTCACCCACATCTACTTGCTCCTGGGTATGTCCCTGCCAGTGTGGCTGGCCCCTGGCCCCTGCACCCCTAGAGCTGGGTTAGGAGGCGCCGGAGGGCTGGTTGTATACGCGGGTGTGCTGGCTGTGGGTATTGGGGACACTGTGGCGTCCGTGTTCGGGAGCTCGGTCGGAGAGATCCGCTGGCCCGGTACCAGGAAAACCTTTGAGGGCACGGCCACCTCAGTTTTTGCGCAGGTCATCGCTGTGGCCATTTTTCTCATTGCTGATGGCAGCATTAACCTGAATGCCAGCTACTCGTGGGTTGTTGGTTCTATCGCCATGGTAGCCATGTTGGAGGCCTATACCTCGCAGATCGACAACCTACTGCTGCCTCTGTATCTCTACATACTGCTGCTGTtatgagcgcacacacacacacacacacacacaaaatataatcATTGTGTGCAAAAATCTAGCACTTCTGGTCAATTGACACATTTTGTCCTCTGCAGAAAAGACACTTTTGCACATTTTAACACACAGGGCccgttttatattatttaatgtcTGTAAGCCCTTTTTTGACCAACATGAAACTAGCTACTTTTCTGTTTGCACATCCACTTGAAAGTTTCTGTACTTTTCCACCAATGTAAACATGTTCTGGAACCAGAAAGGTTTTAGGTTCTTCAGTATGAACCATGATGACGTACGTGGTCTTGTCAAGCCAAAGAAGCTCCAGAGAGATACGGAGCAGCGGAGGTTGACAGGGTCATTTACCAGCTGACACTTCATCCACTTTCAGATTTGACAACAGAAAAGTAAATCAGAAGCTGAAAGAGGGCCTGaaaaaatgtgtaattatgTTTGTCCCCTGTAGAGGGCGTGTAACTCTTTGTGTAGGAACTCAGCAAAAtatgtcatttgaccaggggaCCATAAATTTTGCACCCAGCtgtacacaacactatacaaagACAGCACATAGATAGACTGAGAAACATTTGTACATATtcttacagacagagagaaagagacacacacattgtgCTCCATTTCCACTCGGCTTGGTATGTGAAATATTCCTGGAAATCTTGAGCAGCTGTAGATTCTAGataagtttgtttatttataatgaGGCTGAACTGTGTACACCTCATTAGTTTAGTCCACTCCACCACAGCTGCTGGCCACTAAGTTTTAGTAAAATGGCCGCTAGCTCTGGTGTGAAGTTTTTGGGCTCCTCTGTAGCTTTCGAGCATGCAATAAGTATCAAACATTGTCAGAGGTTCAGTGGAGCTTGTGTTGACGGACATCTTTGGGATATTCGTGAATTTAATTGGAAACACTTCAGATATGAATAGATGAGATGAGGgtcacaatttatttatttttggtattTTATCGTTTTAATCTGTCTTCGTGGTCAATTTGGAGAGTTGTAATCAGAACATCAAGAACATGAGGAGGCTAATTCAGACTTGCCTCAAATTATCTCCATTCCATcgcttgtttttattattattattattgtttttgttgttgttgtcccAGGCATCTGGGGACTGTTCCACATAGCAATGCTTTTCTGTTTAGCCAGATAacataaaggaacactaggtatgaTTTGATATTTTTTCCATTGGCTTCCCCTACTGTTGCAGAGTGGGGATGTGGTTTCCCACCTTGCTCCATATTTACATAGATCAGTGCTGCAgtcctggagtagcaatgacagaagctctagtcttcctattacaggtcagtgtagcatcacaatgactttttTCAATTGCAAttataaaatgcaaaaaaaaaaaaaaatctatgccAACCCTACCCACCCAATACCCCAAcctcttcctacctgcaacaacaacaacattccTGTAAAAATCTAAGTTGGACCATTTAACTCCTAGCGCAAACCAATagggttgctgtggctgtttgtgGGCATTACAGCCCTACCATCCCcttaaccatcaacaaccataaaaCCACTCTGGCCTCTggggtgactaaggctgtaccaagccccactggcacccTTAATGCATGGTCAGTGCCTACAGTGCAAAGTGAACTTTAAGTAATGCATCACCAACAGCTGCAATAAGCCAACACAGTATGCCACTCACCTGTCCTATAATACATTGAGTATATTTCCCCAACTAGAACTTTCAGCTaattctgataactccttcacagctggcCTTAGTTTCCGGAATCTGTTGCCAAACTGatcaagcagggatgtggcagacgaGGCTAAAAATCCTGTAACATCTATCTCCATCAGGCATACATGTGCCTACCACCCACGTTCCCTCATCTCAGCTGCCAAGTCTGTATACTTCAGTTTCTTTCTTTTGAACACTTCATGTACTGCATCCTTAAAtagaactgttaactctatgcaCTATGTTAacgcaatgcactctgggacctgtaGTTTTCCCCTACAACTGTTCAACAAGCATGATAAaaagcacctgattatgtctccaaaTGCCTCAGTGTGCAAACCCCTGCTCATAATCAATAGCTATTCCTCACCTACCAACTGTCCAagattttattatgttttaaagaCGTTGTAAGTTGCTCCCAACAGAAACGAATGACTCAACTCTATTGCCAACAACTCTTGCTAAGTGATCTTCACTTCTCCCAgcgaagccactggccttgttttgcctgtgacgcTGCTGTTGCGCACTGTGCCTCCTGCTTCTGAATAAAATTAGTCATCATTcgctttctttctgtctttgtgGCCTTAAGTTTTCCacaaatcacctgacccaaggcctgcttTTACTCATTGCACTTGATCACTCACATCCCTTAGCACTAATAAGCTAACTGCACTGCCACTCAAGGGTTCCACTTCTTCCTTGCTTTTGGCACTGCTGCTTATACCACTGCATCCTTAGATCCCAATAGAATCATtgcctttgcacatttaaattcctaaAAATATTGAGTGGCAGCTCCAGCAACCCTTTCCCATGCCATGATACCCTAATTAAACACAGCGGTACCCCCTAGCCACCTTCTTATAGCCTTGTTCACGACTATTTCCATCCTCTCTTCTTCTGTGATTGGGAAATCATTAACTCATCTAATGTGAGGCAGTAAGCTAAACCTCAGACACCACAATTTCTGTCAATGCAATTAATAGCCCTCACCAGATCGGCCTATATGCCCACAACTGTACCATCAACCTAAACTTTTAACTGGTCTCTCCAATACAGAAGGGACCAGCTCTCTTTCCAtcacaaaatgttaaaaaataaatactacctagtgttactttaagccTCAAGCCAAATGTGTCTCATAGGAGAAGAGCTGAAGGGCATATAATATTAGACTTTTCTAAAATCTAGGCTAAAGTCATCTAACTAACTCTTATATCCATCTTAGATAGCCACATAACGACATCCTCAAAGTAGAGGATTGTTCAGTAGGAAAGACCTTCAGATCTTTGTCTTATTGGACAGGCTTGGCTTTTGGCTTAAGTTTTCTGTCTAAACGgagaatatttttttaagctttCCTTTTACAGGATTTTACAGGATGTTTTTGGTCCAAAAGCATTTGAACATTTGAATAACAATCCCTTTAAGAATCACTACATAGATATAGTGGCACAAACCCATCCTCCCAAGCTTGCATGCAAAACACATATTTTGTATTGTCCAACACAGCTATATGGTCATGTGAAAACGTTTTGCACCCCTGGTCCGGCTGCATTTGGTGTCGATGCACCACGAATTTGAATGCACACATTTGCACAGGCCACATTGGTTTGTCTTTCTAAAatgttcaaataaacaaaaccagGGGGTGCCAAAACTTTGGCACACACCTGTTGCTATAACTCTTGGTGTTTGAGTGGTCTAGAGCAGAGGTTGCCTTTGAAGAACatgacatttttttatattctggA
This genomic interval from Hoplias malabaricus isolate fHopMal1 chromosome 15, fHopMal1.hap1, whole genome shotgun sequence contains the following:
- the dolk gene encoding dolichol kinase, encoding MQTDPVLVESLVVFSIVLCVHMAVWSQLSWCCIALAVQAFYVQHKWDRLLRTGAAVFHFRPSANSGVLPASMVLPLLGLALRGRCVAVGNVYFERFAMVITVTGMMLALFLSLIALGITRPVPTNTCVIAGIAGSAILYAVKQTLTVSEVIEVLEVLLIFVYLSLILLYLMPRCFTPGEALLILGGISFVINQLIKRSLASGANANTEPLHFFLPVAVVGCVLLGVFFAILFLFMESETWAASVFFHVMTAVLGLGLLVPWLSLLTQHHPVAWMLQFISSSRTRLWLLAYWSMLALGAVAVVLRQNCKRSGSSKKQQASTSVRKYFHLLVVLTFAPGLALDRPLLHLAAVVCLAAFLFLELVRFFRIRPLGAPLRRLLTLFLDERDSGPLILTHIYLLLGMSLPVWLAPGPCTPRAGLGGAGGLVVYAGVLAVGIGDTVASVFGSSVGEIRWPGTRKTFEGTATSVFAQVIAVAIFLIADGSINLNASYSWVVGSIAMVAMLEAYTSQIDNLLLPLYLYILLLL